In Lacibacter sp. H375, one DNA window encodes the following:
- a CDS encoding four helix bundle protein → MSAELEERTFRFANDVRVFCRKLTWDVINLEDIKQVIRSSGSVGANYIEANENLGQADLRMRIKISRKEAKESIRWLRLLHIESKKTELEPERTRLIDEADQLRKIFSAILIKLGDK, encoded by the coding sequence ATGTCTGCTGAACTGGAAGAAAGAACCTTTCGTTTTGCAAATGATGTAAGAGTCTTTTGCAGAAAGCTCACTTGGGATGTTATCAATCTGGAAGACATCAAACAGGTCATTCGATCCAGCGGATCAGTCGGAGCCAATTATATTGAAGCCAATGAAAATCTTGGTCAGGCAGATTTACGGATGCGGATAAAAATCTCAAGAAAAGAGGCGAAAGAGTCAATCCGGTGGCTAAGGTTATTACATATCGAAAGCAAAAAGACAGAGTTGGAACCGGAACGGACAAGGTTAATTGATGAGGCAGATCAACTCCGTAAAATATTTTCAGCCATACTCATAAAACTAGGCGATAAATAA